From a region of the Mercurialis annua linkage group LG1-X, ddMerAnnu1.2, whole genome shotgun sequence genome:
- the LOC126664628 gene encoding protein DMP10-like isoform X1, which yields MANQALTPPQTTPPPLPPSLPQPAPLSPSLPQPAPPTPSLPRAAPPSVTKKSLATSAANLSNLLPTGTVLVFETLVPSFSNNGECFRANKYLTLAVIILCSLSCFLSSFTDSFIGNGKLYYGIATFKGLYLFNDCDSYDGCGEEELEQDKIKMDNFKITFIDFVHAFSSLMVFLVFAISGSNVQLCFFNEAGPNEKQLIKNLPLGAGLFGSFLFIMFPTKRRGIGYGDITAPACDR from the coding sequence ATGGCTAACCAAGCTCTGACGCCACCACAAACAACACCGCCGCCGCTGCCTCCTTCCCTACCACAGCCAGCACCACTGTCCCCTTCATTACCACAGCCAGCACCACCGACCCCTTCATTACCACGGGCAGCACCACCGTCGGTAACAAAAAAATCCCTAGCAACTAGTGCAGCAAATCTATCAAACCTTTTACCAACAGGAACAGTTCTCGTATTCGAAACCCTAGTTCCTTCGTTTTCGAATAATGGCGAATGTTTTAGAGCAAACAAGTACCTGACCTTAGCCGTAATTATTCTCTGTTCACTATCATGTTTTCTCTCCTCATTCACTGATAGCTTCATCGGCAATGGTAAGCTTTATTACGGTATTGCAACCTTCAAAGGCTTGTATCTGTTTAATGATTGCGATTCCTACGACGGATGTGGAGAAGAAGAATTGGAACAAGATAAGATTAAGATGGATAACTTTAAAATCACTTTCATAGATTTTGTTCATGCATTTTCGTCGCTAATGGTGTTCTTGGTTTTTGCTATTAGTGGGTCTAATGTTCAATTATGTTTCTTCAATGAAGCAGGACCTAATGAGAAACAACTCATCAAAAATTTGCCATTAGGAGCTGGTTTATTCGGTAGCTTTTTGTTCATCATGTTCCCAACTAAACGTAGGGGAATTGGTTACGGAGATATCACTGCCCCGGCCTGTGATCGTTAG
- the LOC126664628 gene encoding protein DMP3-like isoform X2 has product MANQALTPPQTTPPPLPPSLPQPAPLSPSLPQPAPPTPSLPRAAPPSVTKKSLATSAANLSNLLPTGTVLVFETLVPSFSNNGECFRANKYLTLAVIILCSLSCFLSSFTDSFIGNAGPNEKQLIKNLPLGAGLFGSFLFIMFPTKRRGIGYGDITAPACDR; this is encoded by the exons ATGGCTAACCAAGCTCTGACGCCACCACAAACAACACCGCCGCCGCTGCCTCCTTCCCTACCACAGCCAGCACCACTGTCCCCTTCATTACCACAGCCAGCACCACCGACCCCTTCATTACCACGGGCAGCACCACCGTCGGTAACAAAAAAATCCCTAGCAACTAGTGCAGCAAATCTATCAAACCTTTTACCAACAGGAACAGTTCTCGTATTCGAAACCCTAGTTCCTTCGTTTTCGAATAATGGCGAATGTTTTAGAGCAAACAAGTACCTGACCTTAGCCGTAATTATTCTCTGTTCACTATCATGTTTTCTCTCCTCATTCACTGATAGCTTCATCGGCAATG CAGGACCTAATGAGAAACAACTCATCAAAAATTTGCCATTAGGAGCTGGTTTATTCGGTAGCTTTTTGTTCATCATGTTCCCAACTAAACGTAGGGGAATTGGTTACGGAGATATCACTGCCCCGGCCTGTGATCGTTAG
- the LOC126664626 gene encoding uncharacterized protein LOC126664626, whose amino-acid sequence MSSSSDDFLSGFQVDLDVPMGGPDVPIADVIPGDIVVDGAPVDIPLAPAEVALPEVIVINDDDGDDSAVPVGDEAIPSLLPPLASSIVSGGVGGVASEGPVVADSGEISLGRDPDSPSRKRRRVVDDSPTRESFPGSSSSAPDLVQWVEGQDPASLLNPRVLAEYIRTLAIPDDVTWFCGRPGQELSDLACFHGFSALQSVLVLNDRRQCAEEEVERLSALLATSESERAKLKASLEEHDSLLAQLKAQDAINDRQVKVIEKKTDDLTQEIEELIRINSLVGGERDSLRTEVEGLHIRLLDTKAFYSALISEYRLAIGKKLLEQNPNIDLSGVNGLDPQAIARDLLVKISKDRV is encoded by the exons atgtcttcttcttctgacgatttcctttccggatttcaagtagatttggacgttccgatgggtggtcctgacgttcctatcgccgacgttattcctggcgacattgTCGTGGATGGGGCTCCTGTTGATATCCCCCTAGCTCCCGCCGAGGTAGCGTTGCCTGAGGTTATTGTTataaatgatgatgatggtgatgactcGGCTGTTCCAGTCGGCGACGAGGCGATTCCGTCACTACTcccccctctagcatcatctatcgtttcggggggagttgggggtgtggcctcagaggggcctgttgttgctgattcggggGAGATTTCTTTaggtcgagacccggattctccgtctagaaaAAGACGTCGAGTTGTCGATGATTCTCCTAcgagggagagttttcctggaagctcttcttctgctccagacttggttcaatgggtcgaaggtcaggatcctgccagtttgctgaatccgagagtgctagcggaatatatccggactttggcgattcctgatgatgtcacgtggttctgtggtaggccgggtcaggagctttccgatctggcttgttttcatggtttctct gcccttcaatctgttctggtattgaacgaccgccgacagtgtgccgaggaggaggtcgagcgtctgtctgctcttttggcgacttccgagtctgaaagggcgaagttgaaggcctctttggaagagcatgattcccttctggcgcagctcaaggcgcaggatgcgattaatgatcgccaagtgaaagtgattgagaaaaagaccgatgacttgactcaagagatcgaggagctcattcggatcaattcccttgttggtggggagagggatagTCTTAGAAcggaggttgaaggtcttcacatccgtctgctagatacgaaggctttttactctgctctgataagcgagtatcgccttgcgattgggaagaagcttctggagcagaatcccaatattgatctttctggggttaacgggttggatccccaggccatcgcccgTGATCTCCTCGTCAAGATTTCTAAAGACCGTGTTTAG